Below is a genomic region from Sebastes umbrosus isolate fSebUmb1 chromosome 20, fSebUmb1.pri, whole genome shotgun sequence.
CTGCCGTCATAGGTTTGTCTGTTAAAACAGACTCTGGAGCAGATGCAGGTGAAGTCAGCCTCCGGTTTGGTAAAGGGCAGCTCAGCCAGGGAGAGGATCACCAGGCCGACGCACAGGAAGCCAAACCACAAGGAGCGACGCTTGTAGGTGGAGTTGGCATCCACTGCCGTCCAGAGGATGAAGGATGAGGCGTGTTACTAAGGCTGCCATCGTCACTCC
It encodes:
- the LOC119479993 gene encoding LOW QUALITY PROTEIN: uncharacterized protein LOC119479993 (The sequence of the model RefSeq protein was modified relative to this genomic sequence to represent the inferred CDS: inserted 2 bases in 1 codon; deleted 1 base in 1 codon), producing MAALVTRLILILWTAVDANSTYKRRSLWFGFLCVGLVILSLAELPFTKPEADFTCICSRVCFNXDKPMTAAWNFIHVLEVILSILLTELFASHLRSLAQKRSSQGKDRCGGSGCVLRQS